Proteins encoded together in one Quercus lobata isolate SW786 chromosome 3, ValleyOak3.0 Primary Assembly, whole genome shotgun sequence window:
- the LOC115979599 gene encoding EG45-like domain containing protein, protein MYRSQPCLQGLSLIFLVPLFFNFHTSYGDVGTAALYSPPYLPAACYGSDASQFPSTKFFAAAGHGIWDESAACGRKYSVRCISDSTPDACNQNQTIQIAIVDHIGQEASVPSAYNTTMFLSATAFRTIANSSTTSSPYIKIEFQQ, encoded by the coding sequence ATGTATAGATCTCAGCCATGTCTTCAAGGGTTATCCCTCATCTTCTTGGTTCCACtgtttttcaatttccataCCTCATATGGTGATGTTGGCACTGCAGCCCTATATTCTCCCCCATATCTACCCGCGGCATGTTATGGAAGCGATGCATCTCAGTTCCCATCCACCAAATTCTTCGCGGCAGCTGGTCATGGAATATGGGACGAAAGTGCAGCATGTGGGAGGAAGTACTCTGTGAGGTGCATCAGTGATTCAACACCAGATGCTTGTAATCAAAACCAGACAATTCAGATCGCAATTGTTGATCATATTGGTCAAGAAGCTTCTGTCCCGTCAGCTTATAACACCACCATGTTTTTGTCTGCGACAGCTTTCAGGACTATTGCAAATTCATCTACTACTTCTTCTCCCTATAtcaaaatagaatttcaacAGTAA